From the genome of Desulfobaculum xiamenense:
CCACACGGGTGAGAAGCGCCATGCTCGCGGCGGTGGCCTCGCTGCGGGACTTTCCGCGCACGAGGGTCTGGGCGAGGTTCACGTTGCCGAGCACGGTGAGGTGCGGGAAGAGGTTGAAGGACTGGAAGACCATGCCCACCTCCTGCCGGATGGCGTCGCGGTGGCGGCGGGTGTCGTCGAGGGGGATGGAGTCGATGACGACGCGGCCCTCGTCCACGTCCTCCAGCCCGTTGAGGCAGCGTAGCAGGGTGGACTTGCCGGACCCGGATGGCCCGATGACCACCACGACCTCGCTGCGGGAGACGGACAGGCTGACGCCGTCGAGGGCCTTCACGCCGTTTTGAAAGGTCTTGGAGATGTTCTCCACGACGATGACTGGCGCGGCGTTCGTCGTGTCCGTGGGGAGGGATTTTGCGGAGGAAGGCGTGTCGATGAGCATGGTCAGTCTCCCGTGGCGAGGCGTCGTTCCATGGCCGAGGCCGCCCACGACAGGCTACCCGTGGCCGCCAGATACACGGCGGCAACCGTGAACCAGATTTCGAAGGTCAGGAAGGTGTCCGCGATGATGATCTGCCCCTGTTGGGTCAGTTCGTAGACGGCGATGGTGCTGGCCAGCGCGGAGTCCTTGACGAGGGACACCGCCACGCCCGTGAGCGGTGGCAGGATGCGTCGCAGGGCCTGCGGCAGGATGACGCGGGCATGGGTGGCGAAGGGCGACAGGCCGAGGCTGTGGGCCGCCTCCCACTGGCCGCGCGGAACGGATTCAATGCCCGTGCGGATGATCTCCGACGCGTAGGCTCCCTCGAAGAGCGAGAGGGCGATGATGGCCGAGGTCGTGGCGCTTATGTCCATGACTGGTGCGATGACGAAGTAGATGAAGAAGAGCTGGATCAGAAGCGGCGTGTTGCGGATGAGCTCCACGTACCCCCGCGCAGCGAGCCGCGCCACGAAGGAGTCCGACAGGCGCAGAAGCGCGGCGCACAGGCCGAAGGTCATGGACAGGACGAGACTTGCCGCCGTGATGCCGAAGGTGACCACCAGCCCCTCCAGCAGCGGACCGGCCGAGAGCGTTCCGCCGCGCGTGTCCACGAGGTACTGCGGCACGCGGTACCACTGCCACTGGTACCCAAGCCCCCGCTCGCCGAGGGCCAGCAGCCATAGCGCCAGCGCGCCGAGGGCGACAAGTCGCGCCATGTCGAACACGCGGCGGACATGGCCGGACTGCGGGGACGCAACGGTCGTCATGCGGTGCCTCCGGTTGCAGTCGTGCCGGTGCGCGGGTGGGCGGATGGGGCGAAGGGGTTTGTGGTCCGGGGCGTGTGGCGGCGGGGGACCATGCGCCGTGTCGGGCGGGAGCGGACGGGGCGGGATGCGGTGCGGCGGCGGGTGGCACGGGGCCGGGCCTGTTCAGGGCCGTCGCACGGGCGCGCGATTCCTCCGCCGGGGCCGTAGAAGACCACGGAGGTGAGGCGCAGGTGGTCGGGGTGTCTGGCTGGGCGGGATGCCATGCTGTGTCCTCCTCGCACGAAAGGACAAGCTTAGCAGAAAATGGGCGCTGTGCGCAAATGCGGGCCGCCCGCGCGTCGCGAACGGCCTGTCGGGGTCATTTTCGGGGAATGTCGGGGGTCGAGGTGCCCTCGTCGCACAGTTCCACGAGTTTCATGTACTTGTGGAAGGCGTAGACGAAGGCGTGCACGGCCAGCACCAGTCCGGCGCGGCCATCGCGGAATCCCTGCTTCAGCACGTACTGCTTGAGGAACTTGCCGAAGGCGTGGGCGAGGGCGGTGCCGACTCCGGCCCTGCGGCCGCGTGCCTTCATCTCGCGCGCGGCGAGCGAGGTGTAGCTGTTGATCTTGTCCAGATGCTCGGCGAGGTCGGCGTAGGGATAGTGGATGATGTCCCCGTCGAGGTCGCGCGTGGGACCGGTGGGGTGGAATTCCTCGTGCGGGAGCATGCCCCGGATTTCCACGCCGTCCAGCCGGAACACGCGCAGCAGCCGGTCCGGATACCACCCGCTGTGGCGGACGAAGCGGTCGAGGTACCACGAGCGGCGCGGGCACATGAAGCCCGCCGCGTCGCCGGGGGCGGCGAGGGCGGCGGTCACGGACGCGCGAAGCTCCGGCGAGAGAAATTCGTCCTGATCGAGGGTGATGATCCACGGGGTGTCCACGTGCTCGAAGGCGAAGCGGAACTGCGGGATGGTGCCCTCCCATGCGCGGTGCAGGACGTCCGCCCCTGCGGCGCGGGCGATCTCCAGCGTGGCGTCGGTGCTGCCGGAGTCCACCACAAGAATTCTGTCGCAGAAGCCGAGGCTCGCGAGGGTCTTCTCCAGCCATTTCTGGCCGTTGAAGGTCAGGATGACGGCGGTAACGCGTTCGCTCATGCCTGTTCGTCCGTGGCGGCGAGGCGCTCGTCGATGATGGCGAGGACGTCGGCGATGACGTTTTCGAGAGGCTGGGCGGCGTCCACGATGCGGTAGCGCTTGCGGTGCAGGGCGGCCAGCGTCAGGTAGCCCTCGCGCACCGTCTCGTGGAAGCTTAAGCTCTCGGCCTCGAAGCGTCCTTCGGTGTCGCACTTGTGCTCGCGCATGTTGCGGGTCACGGCGCGGCGTAGGCCCACCTCGGCGGGAAGGTCGAGCAGGATGGTCAGCTCGGGCCACAGTCCGGCCACGGCCACGTCGTTGAAGGCGTGGAGCTGTTTGGGGTCGAGCCCGCGGCCGTAGCCCTGATAGGCCACGGTGGAATCGGCGTAGCGGTCCGAGAGCACGGTCCGTCCGGCCTCCAGCGCGGGGCGGATGACCGTGGCCACGTGCTGGGCGCGGTCCGCGAGGTAGAGGAAAAGCTCGCTCTCGCCGGTGAGGTCCGTGCTTTCCATGCCGAGCAGGAGCTTGCGCAGTTCCTGGCCGATGCGGCTGCCGCCGGGTTCCCGCGTGCGCACGACCTCGCGGCCTTGCGCCTCCAGATGGGCCTGCACGGCGGTGAGCACGCTCGACTTGCCGGAGCCCTCTATCCCTTCAAAGGTAACAAACATAGCTGGTTGGATTCCTCTTTTTCGCCCTCGGGGCGCGGTTCGGGCGTGTGGCGGGGGCGGAAGACGAAGCGCGACAGGGAACGCAGATACTGCGTCCAGCCCGTCTCGCCCTCGGCAATGTCCTGCGTGGCAGTGGCCACGGTGTTCATCTTGGCATCCATGTTGTCGGCGAAGTGCAGCGCGAAGGCCTCGGCGGTCTTGGGCCGCTTGGGCGAGCCGAATTCCAGTTCGCCGTGGTGGCTCAGGATGAGATGCTTCAGGTGGACCTTCAGCTCGGGGTCGAGGCCGTCGGCCTTGGCGAGGAACGGTTCCAGAACTTCAAGGCCGAGCATGATGTGCCCGAGCAGGCGGCCTTCGTCCGTATGCTCGCGCGCGGGACCGGCGGTGTATTCCCACGCCTTGCCGAGGTCGTGGAAGATGGCCGCCGCCAGAAGGATCTGCCGGTCGAGCTGGGGGTACTGGTCGCAGAAGGCCATGCACAGTTCGCAGACGCCGAGCGTGTGCTCCAGCAGTCCGCCGGCGTAGGCGTGGTGGACGCTTATGGCACCGGGCGCGAGCGCGAGGCGGCCCTTGATGTCTGCGTCGGTGAGCACCCTGCGGCACAGGGTGCGCCACGGCTTGTGGACGAGGTGGCGTTTGCACAGCCGCTCGATGTCCGCGAGCATGTCCTCGGGATCGCGCTTGCTGGCGGGCACGAAGTCGCACAGGCGCAGTCCCTCGGCGTCGGGGTCGAGCACGGTCGCGCCGTCGACGATGATCTGCGGTTGGTCGCGGTAGGTTCCCACCTGTCCGCGAATGCGCACGACCATGCCCGAAGCGAGTTCGGGGCAGGTCTGGCTGTGGGGGGAAAATATCTTGGCGTCGACCTCGCCGGAACTGTCGCCCAGCGTCAGCGCCCAGAACGGGCCGTTCTTGGCCTGTCCCGCGCGGGCTTCCACCAGAACGAACACGTCGTCAACGTTCTGTCCGGGCGCGAGGTCGCGCACGAAGGTCTGCTTTCGGGTCATGGCTCCGTCTTGTGCTGTCGGGTTGTCATCGGTGGATGCGGGGGGCGTCGGTCGGCCCTCTCGACGGCCGTCGCGCGGTCGTCCCCACAGGCCCGAGGCATAGCAGAGTCGCGAACGTGGCGCAATTGCTCATCTCCCGCCGTGCTGGAGTCGATGATGGCCGCGAGGGCCTTGGCGAGAAGCTGCGCCTGCCGTGGGCCGACATGCCCGAAATACCGCACGGTCAAGGTTTCGTTTGGCGGATACAGCGAGGTCGTGTCCAGCACCGGGGCCGAGGAGTGCGCGGCGATGAAGGCCCGCGCTGTCGGCACGAAGGCGTCGTTGGCCCCACGGGGATGCAGCACGTGGACGAGGCGTACGCCGTTGGCGCGACACAGCGCATCCATTCGTTCGAGGAGCGCCGCGCTTTCGGGCGCTGGCTGTCGCGCGTCCGGAAAGGTCTGCGGCGGGCAGGGGCGCTCGTGGCGCATGAGGGCGAGGGTGGCCTCGCGGATGGGGGCCGTGATGTTCCACGGACGCCGAAGCTGCCAGTAGACGTGGTGCGCCAGCGGAAAACGCGCGGCCATGCGCTCCTTCCACGTGAGGTTGACGCGATCGGTGAGGCGCTTCAAATCCTGCGGTGTGTGGCGCGAGGGGCCGAGGTCCCCCGGCGTGAGCCAGTCCACGAAGACCCGTAGCCGCACGCCGCGCTCGCTTGCGAAGGCGATCAGCTCTTCGAGGGTGCGCAGGTTGTGCGTGAGGGCCTTGCCGGGGATGCCCGCGTTGAGCACGTCCACGCCGTCGCCGAGGCACTGCCCGACGAGGGCCGGGATGGTTTGCGCGTCGTCCAGTTCGAGGCCGAAGAGGGTAGAGTCGCCGGAGAGGACGACGAGGTCGTGGCCGGGGTACGGCTGCGGGCCGCGCAGGCCGAGGGCGTTGACGCTGTAGCGTTCGCTTCGCACGCCGTCGTAGGCGTTGGGGCGGAAGGTGCGCCCCCGGTAGCCGGGGGTGAGGCGCATGAAGGTGTAGAAGGGCGCGTCCGCCTCGCGGATGCCGTGAGGCAGGGTGTATAGGCGCGAGATCACCGTCCTGTTCAGCGCCACGAGCAGCAGCGGAACGAGGGCGATGATGGCGGCCATGGCGAGGCATTGGCGTTTGTTCGCGTCCATGCGTCAGAACCTGAAGTAGATGAACTCCGAGTAGCCGGAGAGGTTGACGAAGGCCACGGTCCACACCGTGGCGAAGATTGCCAGCGCGGCCGCCGTGGGGCGGTACGTCTCCGGGATGCGCGTGCTCGACGGCAGGAGCAGGCATCCGCCGAGCGCCGCCGCGATGGCCAGCCACACGAATTCCGCGCCCGTGTCCGTGCGGCAGACCGACGGCGCAAGCCCCGTCCACGGTCCGGAGAACATGGCCGTGACGATGCGCCATGCATCGGCGAGGCTGTGCGCGCGGAAGAGCACCCAGCACACGCAGACGAAGATGAAGGTCACGCCCCAGCCGAGCGCA
Proteins encoded in this window:
- a CDS encoding amino acid ABC transporter ATP-binding protein → MLIDTPSSAKSLPTDTTNAAPVIVVENISKTFQNGVKALDGVSLSVSRSEVVVVIGPSGSGKSTLLRCLNGLEDVDEGRVVIDSIPLDDTRRHRDAIRQEVGMVFQSFNLFPHLTVLGNVNLAQTLVRGKSRSEATAASMALLTRVGLADRADSYPSQLSGGQQQRVAIARALAMQPTVMLFDEATSALDPEMIGEVLEVMRGLAADGMTMVVVTHEMGFAREAGDRIVFMEHGRIVEEGPTRRFFDSPREERTRLFLGQIL
- a CDS encoding glycosyltransferase family 2 protein codes for the protein MSERVTAVILTFNGQKWLEKTLASLGFCDRILVVDSGSTDATLEIARAAGADVLHRAWEGTIPQFRFAFEHVDTPWIITLDQDEFLSPELRASVTAALAAPGDAAGFMCPRRSWYLDRFVRHSGWYPDRLLRVFRLDGVEIRGMLPHEEFHPTGPTRDLDGDIIHYPYADLAEHLDKINSYTSLAAREMKARGRRAGVGTALAHAFGKFLKQYVLKQGFRDGRAGLVLAVHAFVYAFHKYMKLVELCDEGTSTPDIPRK
- the tmk gene encoding dTMP kinase translates to MFVTFEGIEGSGKSSVLTAVQAHLEAQGREVVRTREPGGSRIGQELRKLLLGMESTDLTGESELFLYLADRAQHVATVIRPALEAGRTVLSDRYADSTVAYQGYGRGLDPKQLHAFNDVAVAGLWPELTILLDLPAEVGLRRAVTRNMREHKCDTEGRFEAESLSFHETVREGYLTLAALHRKRYRIVDAAQPLENVIADVLAIIDERLAATDEQA
- a CDS encoding amino acid ABC transporter permease, with protein sequence MTTVASPQSGHVRRVFDMARLVALGALALWLLALGERGLGYQWQWYRVPQYLVDTRGGTLSAGPLLEGLVVTFGITAASLVLSMTFGLCAALLRLSDSFVARLAARGYVELIRNTPLLIQLFFIYFVIAPVMDISATTSAIIALSLFEGAYASEIIRTGIESVPRGQWEAAHSLGLSPFATHARVILPQALRRILPPLTGVAVSLVKDSALASTIAVYELTQQGQIIIADTFLTFEIWFTVAAVYLAATGSLSWAASAMERRLATGD
- a CDS encoding 3'-5' exoribonuclease YhaM family protein, with amino-acid sequence MTRKQTFVRDLAPGQNVDDVFVLVEARAGQAKNGPFWALTLGDSSGEVDAKIFSPHSQTCPELASGMVVRIRGQVGTYRDQPQIIVDGATVLDPDAEGLRLCDFVPASKRDPEDMLADIERLCKRHLVHKPWRTLCRRVLTDADIKGRLALAPGAISVHHAYAGGLLEHTLGVCELCMAFCDQYPQLDRQILLAAAIFHDLGKAWEYTAGPAREHTDEGRLLGHIMLGLEVLEPFLAKADGLDPELKVHLKHLILSHHGELEFGSPKRPKTAEAFALHFADNMDAKMNTVATATQDIAEGETGWTQYLRSLSRFVFRPRHTPEPRPEGEKEESNQLCLLPLKG